A region from the Patescibacteria group bacterium genome encodes:
- a CDS encoding GIY-YIG nuclease family protein yields the protein MYYVYVLKSQKTDRYYIGSTGNLEDRLIRHNSSRSKLTKKEAPWKLVYSELYSSRKEAVKREKQIKSYHGGNEFKRLFK from the coding sequence ATGTATTATGTTTATGTTTTAAAAAGTCAGAAGACGGACAGGTATTACATAGGATCAACTGGTAATCTGGAAGATAGATTGATTAGGCATAATTCTAGTAGAAGTAAATTAACTAAAAAAGAAGCGCCGTGGAAATTGGTATATAGTGAATTATATAGTAGTAGAAAAGAGGCGGTAAAAAGAGAAAAACAAATAAAAAGTTATCATGGTGGTAACGAATTTAAAAGATTGTTTAAATAG
- a CDS encoding asparaginase — protein MLKNHIHILKMGGTVEFNDPAYENINKELMKIDSTIDSYFKNLIKPHFTFSVETVCNKDSRSITREDLEKLVKEIKITSHSNILITHGTFTMKDTAKFLEENLITDGPINKKIIITGSMIPIMGFAVSDAAFNLGYSIASFNSVAEGVYLCMNGGLFKYSEVEKNINLLRFE, from the coding sequence ATGTTAAAAAATCATATTCATATTCTAAAAATGGGTGGTACGGTGGAATTTAACGACCCGGCTTATGAAAATATCAACAAAGAATTAATGAAAATTGATTCTACTATTGATAGTTATTTTAAAAATCTTATCAAGCCGCATTTTACATTCAGCGTTGAAACCGTTTGTAATAAAGATAGTCGTAGTATAACAAGGGAAGATTTGGAAAAATTAGTTAAGGAAATAAAAATAACTAGCCACAGTAATATATTAATAACCCACGGTACTTTTACCATGAAGGACACAGCAAAATTTTTGGAAGAAAATTTAATAACTGATGGTCCAATAAATAAAAAAATTATTATTACCGGTTCTATGATTCCGATTATGGGTTTTGCTGTTTCCGACGCTGCTTTTAATTTAGGTTATAGTATAGCTTCTTTTAATAGCGTGGCTGAGGGTGTGTATTTGTGTATGAACGGTGGTTTATTTAAATATAGTGAAGTGGAAAAGAATATTAATTTACTGAGGTTTGAGTAG
- a CDS encoding deoxyhypusine synthase: MSKLSKADLLKETIEHIDFTKIDASYLVPAMSKMSFSSRDLARAADIYKMMLAKKDCTVILTLAGSTSAGGCMQVYVDLIKNNMVDAIVATGASIVDMDFFEALGYKHYKGTPFIDDNELRDLSIDRIYDTFINEEELKDCDAIIGKIADSLEAKPYSSREFIKVMGQFLKEGGAKKQDSLVQVAYEKGVPIFCPAFSDSSAGFGLVYHQYHNPEKHLSIDSVKDFLELTKIKMAAPTSGLLMIGGGVPKNFAQDTVVAAEVLGKEVPMHQYAIQLTVADVRDGACSSSTLKEASSWGKVETNYEQMVYAEATLTLPLIAAYAYQSGVWKDREVKRWADFLDKK, from the coding sequence ATGTCTAAATTAAGTAAAGCGGATTTATTAAAAGAGACGATTGAGCATATTGATTTTACTAAGATTGATGCTTCGTATTTAGTGCCAGCTATGTCCAAAATGTCTTTTTCGTCGCGTGATTTAGCGCGGGCGGCTGACATTTACAAAATGATGCTAGCCAAAAAAGATTGCACGGTTATTTTAACTTTGGCTGGTTCCACCAGTGCTGGCGGTTGTATGCAGGTGTATGTTGATTTAATAAAAAATAATATGGTGGATGCTATTGTAGCCACCGGTGCTTCCATTGTCGACATGGATTTTTTTGAAGCTTTAGGTTATAAGCATTATAAAGGTACACCTTTTATAGACGATAACGAACTTAGAGATCTTTCTATTGACCGTATTTACGATACTTTTATTAATGAAGAAGAACTAAAAGATTGTGATGCTATTATTGGTAAAATTGCTGATTCTTTGGAAGCCAAGCCTTATTCTTCGCGGGAGTTTATTAAGGTCATGGGCCAGTTCTTAAAAGAGGGTGGCGCTAAAAAGCAGGATTCTTTAGTCCAAGTAGCTTACGAAAAAGGTGTGCCAATTTTTTGTCCGGCTTTTTCCGATTCTTCAGCCGGTTTTGGTTTGGTTTATCATCAATACCATAATCCGGAAAAACATTTATCAATTGATTCGGTAAAAGATTTTTTGGAGTTAACCAAAATTAAAATGGCCGCTCCGACCAGTGGTTTATTGATGATTGGCGGCGGTGTGCCTAAGAATTTTGCCCAAGACACGGTGGTAGCGGCTGAAGTATTGGGTAAGGAAGTTCCTATGCATCAGTACGCTATTCAATTAACTGTGGCCGATGTTAGGGATGGCGCTTGTTCCAGCTCTACCCTTAAAGAAGCCAGTTCTTGGGGCAAAGTAGAAACCAATTACGAGCAAATGGTTTATGCTGAAGCTACTTTAACCCTGCCGTTAATAGCGGCTTACGCTTATCAGAGTGGCGTTTGGAAAGACAGGGAAGTTAAGCGCTGGGCTGATTTTTTAGATAAGAAATAA
- a CDS encoding sigma-70 family RNA polymerase sigma factor: protein MTKKSTLKSAGKKTSRSVKKSTKAKAVKKSVTAKKKLVKKSTKAKAVKKTVKRLAVKSVKKSTKAKKLVVLEINQDDLGKLIRKGRSRGFITEDEALTVFPEVEEYAQKYDDFLDDLDKQGIQVLETDGGILDMGEKREEIFKKAGLINEKKPYDLSEISTDSIQMYLREIGKVPLLTSEEEVVLAKRKERGEQEAKKRLIEANLRLVVSIAKKFTGKSLSLLDLIQEGNIGMFRAVEKFDYRKGYKFSTYATWWIRQAITRALADQSRTIRIPVHMVETINRFQQVERQLIQDLGREPLPEEIAAEMGEPLEKILHIIKISQETISLETSVGEDDEDSTLGDFIEDIKTVSPDRVAALQLLRDHVKEIVGELTPREQKILEMRFGLQDGVSHTLEEVGQEFGVTRERIRQIEAKALERIQLHVDMRKLRDY, encoded by the coding sequence ATGACAAAAAAATCTACTCTTAAGTCAGCTGGCAAAAAAACCAGTCGGTCGGTTAAAAAATCAACCAAAGCTAAAGCCGTAAAAAAATCGGTTACAGCTAAGAAAAAGTTGGTTAAAAAATCAACCAAAGCTAAAGCCGTAAAAAAAACAGTTAAACGTTTAGCTGTTAAATCTGTTAAGAAATCAACTAAAGCTAAAAAGCTAGTTGTTTTAGAAATAAATCAGGATGATTTAGGAAAATTAATTCGCAAAGGACGCAGTCGCGGTTTTATCACCGAAGATGAGGCTTTGACTGTTTTTCCCGAGGTGGAAGAATATGCCCAGAAATATGATGATTTTTTGGATGATTTGGATAAGCAGGGCATTCAGGTTTTGGAAACCGATGGTGGCATTTTGGATATGGGTGAAAAACGAGAAGAAATTTTTAAAAAAGCCGGTTTGATTAATGAAAAAAAACCTTATGACCTTTCGGAAATTTCTACTGATTCTATCCAAATGTATTTAAGGGAAATTGGTAAGGTGCCTTTGTTAACTTCGGAAGAAGAAGTGGTGTTAGCCAAGCGCAAGGAACGAGGCGAACAAGAGGCTAAAAAAAGATTAATAGAAGCTAATTTGCGGTTGGTTGTATCGATTGCCAAAAAATTTACTGGTAAGTCTTTGTCACTGTTAGATTTAATTCAGGAAGGTAATATTGGTATGTTCCGGGCTGTAGAAAAATTTGATTATCGCAAGGGTTATAAATTTTCTACTTATGCCACCTGGTGGATTCGCCAAGCTATTACCCGAGCTTTAGCTGATCAGTCACGAACTATTCGTATACCGGTTCATATGGTCGAAACTATTAATCGTTTTCAGCAAGTGGAGCGCCAGTTAATTCAAGATTTAGGCCGGGAACCTTTGCCCGAAGAAATTGCTGCTGAAATGGGCGAGCCTTTGGAAAAGATTTTGCATATTATTAAAATTTCTCAGGAAACCATTAGTTTGGAAACTTCGGTCGGCGAAGATGATGAAGATTCTACTTTGGGTGATTTTATTGAAGATATAAAAACTGTTAGTCCGGATAGAGTGGCGGCTTTGCAACTTTTGCGTGATCATGTTAAAGAAATAGTGGGCGAGCTTACACCACGTGAACAAAAAATATTGGAAATGCGTTTTGGTTTGCAAGATGGTGTTTCTCATACTTTAGAAGAGGTTGGCCAGGAGTTTGGTGTGACTAGAGAGCGTATTCGTCAAATAGAAGCCAAGGCTTTGGAACGTATTCAGTTGCATGTAGATATGAGAAAGTTAAGAGATTATTAA
- the dnaG gene encoding DNA primase yields the protein MATNNDNVQQIKSRLDVVDVLSEYMQLKPAGQNYKGLCPFHNEKSPSFMVSKERQMWHCFGCNLGGDIFEFVQKMEGLEFPEALEILARKAGVTLQQYQAKPGEYNQRLRVFAVLEATQKFYTDYLLGSFGVVPRQYLNKRQVNQDSLTVFGLGYAPKDWDKLSIYLTNQGFSLSEIVAAGVGVKSDRGPGLYDRFRDRLMFPINDLQGRIVGFGGRTLQVEPKEAKYINSPQGLVYNKSLLVYNLDRAKQFIRELGYAVLVEGYMDVLACWQVGIKNVVATSGTALTLEQIKLIKRYTSEVRLAFDADLAGQSAAERGIDIALQAGLEVRVITLPQGKDPDDCARQDQAGLLKAVEQALPIVDSAFQTVLKNIDITSRQGQSQAADKLLTVIGKLPDPIEQDFYLKQLSRELKVNESAIRQKFSLLMTKQKSPVLKYSVDKKSAEEPVVAINPATRPEVLFQRLLALIIKEPSYFARVMDNFKTEVVPPGLLQELYNQLRLYYNLDQTNEISSLLQELSAEASLSQLIGILQLQAEHDFVDMESFELEAELASLLKQLNVLYLSAELKRLSVLIRQTEQSGDHNELEEVLARFAAISQELARVQQ from the coding sequence ATGGCAACCAACAACGACAACGTACAACAAATAAAGTCGCGACTGGATGTAGTGGATGTGTTGTCCGAATACATGCAACTAAAACCGGCTGGTCAGAATTATAAAGGCTTGTGTCCGTTTCACAATGAAAAAAGCCCCTCTTTTATGGTGAGCAAAGAACGGCAGATGTGGCATTGTTTTGGTTGCAACCTTGGTGGCGATATTTTTGAGTTTGTCCAAAAAATGGAAGGTTTGGAATTTCCCGAAGCTTTGGAAATTTTAGCTCGTAAAGCCGGTGTTACCTTACAACAGTATCAGGCCAAGCCCGGGGAATATAATCAGCGTTTGCGGGTGTTTGCGGTTTTGGAAGCTACGCAAAAATTTTATACTGACTATTTGTTAGGTTCTTTTGGTGTGGTGCCTCGTCAATATTTAAATAAACGCCAAGTGAACCAGGATAGTTTAACAGTTTTTGGTTTAGGCTATGCTCCTAAAGATTGGGACAAGTTAAGTATTTATTTAACTAATCAAGGTTTTAGCTTATCGGAAATAGTGGCGGCTGGAGTAGGTGTTAAAAGTGATCGGGGCCCCGGACTTTATGACAGATTTCGTGACCGGTTAATGTTTCCGATAAATGATTTGCAGGGCCGTATAGTTGGTTTTGGTGGTCGGACCTTACAAGTTGAACCCAAAGAAGCTAAATATATAAATTCTCCGCAAGGTTTGGTTTATAATAAAAGTTTGTTGGTTTACAATTTAGATCGAGCCAAACAGTTTATTAGAGAGTTAGGTTATGCCGTTTTAGTGGAGGGTTATATGGATGTGTTGGCTTGTTGGCAAGTTGGTATAAAAAATGTGGTGGCTACTTCGGGTACGGCTTTAACCTTAGAACAGATCAAATTAATTAAACGTTATACTAGTGAAGTTAGATTAGCTTTTGATGCGGATTTAGCTGGTCAAAGCGCGGCCGAACGGGGTATTGATATAGCCTTGCAGGCTGGTTTAGAAGTTAGGGTTATAACTTTGCCTCAAGGCAAGGATCCAGATGATTGTGCTAGGCAGGACCAGGCAGGTTTGCTAAAAGCCGTGGAGCAAGCTTTGCCTATAGTGGATAGTGCCTTTCAGACAGTTTTAAAAAATATTGATATAACCAGTCGACAAGGCCAAAGTCAGGCGGCTGATAAATTATTAACAGTTATTGGTAAATTACCCGATCCAATTGAGCAAGATTTTTATCTTAAACAATTAAGCAGGGAACTTAAAGTTAACGAATCAGCTATTAGGCAAAAATTTTCTTTATTAATGACTAAACAAAAATCACCAGTTCTTAAATATTCTGTAGATAAGAAATCAGCCGAGGAGCCAGTTGTGGCGATTAATCCAGCTACTCGCCCGGAAGTATTATTTCAGCGTTTATTGGCTTTGATTATTAAGGAGCCTTCTTATTTTGCTAGAGTTATGGATAATTTTAAAACTGAAGTTGTACCGCCTGGTCTCTTGCAAGAACTTTACAATCAGCTGCGTCTTTACTATAATTTAGATCAGACTAACGAAATTAGCAGTCTTTTACAGGAGCTTTCAGCTGAAGCCTCATTGAGCCAGCTGATCGGTATACTCCAGCTCCAAGCTGAACATGATTTCGTTGACATGGAGTCTTTTGAACTGGAAGCGGAATTAGCTTCCTTACTTAAGCAACTCAATGTTTTATATTTAAGCGCTGAACTTAAACGTTTAAGCGTTTTAATTCGCCAAACTGAACAGTCCGGCGACCATAACGAGCTGGAAGAAGTCCTGGCCCGTTTTGCCGCTATTAGTCAAGAATTGGCTAGGGTTCAGCAATAA
- a CDS encoding S-adenosylmethionine decarboxylase, whose product MAPFKNLAPSILRQRLIIEALTENLVTPEQMVDYFKKLAEVVNMEIINGPQAYSAHELGFGGWVHWRTSGATIYSYPCSPPLVTVDCYTCKPFDVAEAVKFTAKYFQTLKIVWQEI is encoded by the coding sequence ATGGCACCATTTAAAAACTTGGCGCCTAGTATTCTACGGCAACGTTTAATAATTGAAGCACTTACAGAAAATTTAGTAACTCCGGAACAAATGGTGGACTACTTTAAAAAACTGGCTGAAGTTGTAAATATGGAAATAATCAACGGACCACAAGCTTATTCCGCTCACGAATTAGGCTTTGGTGGTTGGGTACACTGGCGTACCTCAGGAGCAACCATCTATAGTTATCCTTGCTCTCCCCCTCTGGTAACAGTGGATTGCTACACTTGTAAGCCGTTTGATGTTGCCGAGGCTGTAAAATTTACAGCTAAATATTTCCAAACCTTAAAAATTGTTTGGCAGGAAATATAA